In Athalia rosae chromosome 6, iyAthRosa1.1, whole genome shotgun sequence, one DNA window encodes the following:
- the LOC105693659 gene encoding cubilin-like encodes MILQRSGWLTAIALVPIFAGFSIAWMDERPVLEVRDGNLFVTSAKDKNITLKTTGASYVNVNGINLLHVASAAQNASILVEQWKLGILTELENVLSRLTEAIEGPYGLQSKVHALEMGLDMNRTMYRPSTSRTSPRPFFNSGTDNIARTRIQRLTARVRQLELATASFRRKLETDECVSNPCRNGGTCEDKIDGYKCLCMEGWEGPQCEADVNECHRFDGTDLGCQNGATCRNTPGSYSCACASGWFGIHCTKRSMDCNNENSNEICGHGVCINKPGTPLGYACICDQGWEIDSVTSACTKDVDECTGKRPPCSVNPLVPCINVPGTFYCGGCPQGYTGNGYYCTDLDECTINNGGCSTSPSVPCINTMGSRICGSCPPGYQGDGVTCTYVGSCRINNGGCHPMATCIDSPGMGDYIVQCRCLPGYQGTGMGPNGCQVAGTDIGVHTSCSSNPCVHGSCVPNGPSDYRCMCYARFTGKNCDVESNPCDPNPCRNGGTCMVRNRGAACRCTNSFSGPRCETPRESCGQTFRDLQGTLQFPTVSRTYQHRLSCAWVWITNSSMVLNITFTVFNLEHSTDCQFDFVQIHDGPTAGEHIIGRYCGNSLPNGGNIISSQEAVYLWFHSDGSIAKDGFTLEWNSIPPVCGGEINADHGSISSPGSPGKYPADRDCSWFVSVTSGKRIQFHFFTMMLEEHPTCDMDYLEIKDGRSASSNRLGLYCNHTHPPPLVTSGSEAWLHFHSDSAGQDAGFQITFSSIEGIPGCGGVYTASSGTLQTPNFPLPYDSNLDCEWKIQIPTGERVKITWISFELESSHGCRFDYVEIYSGHNREAPLVGRYCGDTLPSSILSESNVLLIRFRSDWSFNEKGFQFTYEVWCGGQFTEETGVIQSPYYPQPYPASRTCVYEIIQPPGKAISLEIQDMDIEGLGYPDCVFDYLEVHDGDNENSTTIGTYCGSNSSIPEFPLMSTHNYMYLKFTTDRSNHQRGFKAVYTTSDRRCGGLFKTPSGVIQNPTTGSGYDNEEDCHWTVQAPPGYVIQLTWLTFDLEYHPACRNDYVQIYENITRDSRQDMGTYCGTTKPPILTTQSRIMSIHFHTDGSVTRDGFMASYVFIDASKVCGGHFFALTGSIKTPNYPERYPESRQCEWIIEAANRHQIVLNVVKFDLESQSSCSFDYLEIRNGGTATSPLLGKYCGSNIPMQITSFGNQMYLKFSSDVSRGGEGFNIEWDSTTIGCGGTLNTTSGSISSPGYPQPYIRNAECNWQIGVSAGSIIQLIIVDLDLEQHDQCSFDFIEIYEGPNRRGKKLGRYCGTNHPLYVQTTTNVASVRFRSDYSGSGRGFHINYITLCHNKLHAHRGVIESPNFPNDYPHRENCSWTIEAPMGNKINLTFSHFDLEAGSEESCPYDYLEVKEGDDDQPTREIGKYCDSTALPPKVVSTQRQVFLQFYSDSYLAHNGFRLEWVVNGCGGFLNKPEGIIMSPGYPQPYPQNIECEWSIAVDYACSIELTLVDVNLEKIQNCVFDKLEIYGGADDSAPKLLDTCHTDRPVVLTSSSNKLFIKFSSDHSYEASGFNASYRSVPIQCGGKFTTATGIIHSANYPSNYPANQNCEWYIQVPVNHIVNLTFIDFDIEASRNCSDDYVRIYDGSTRDAPVLGSHCRNALPPSYISTTNELLVVMRTDPYVQAKGFKATYALACGARIVSNDQGVISMDSSVGLYTEITNCTWTIIAEHPEDHVTLTFTHIQVMGMNYGHDDCEDNSIQVFEGEGTDGPALGTWCGTKVPSSIVSQGNALTIHASSIYGALYHSVFSATYSVLNSACGGNYSSEHGTISTPGYPNSYPRNIECIWSLRTSPGNPISLSFTEFDVIQSQNCDLDYVEVREESGIGKLIGTFCGTDVNAINSPKSLWIKFRSTADGTGKGFAAEYNIVHGSDLSGPSGQIASPLYPHPYMIQGEFQWHITVDFKSSILITFEDFHIDRYADECYLYLTIYDGYDSEARELISACGTTLPKPVRSSSNVVYLKFSTHSMRQGSWFLLNWLQVPRTEIGESDDGDSTRTSCHEIISLVNRGDTNYTISSPGWPQGYDTNLDCSWTLESIPGTHLVLRFNTLDLETTEQCLADYVQVFAGNPMSASRSWSQVGDNYCYTNATRTPVEATNLMKVVFHSDVYLNGTGFNATIRKACGGQLQGPNGVIEANETSTTGHLPQWSLQCQWNVTVRPGRTIGVRIVSLNIHNSDSICGINYLMLKNGPSPSSPILGIGKYCGTAVPNEELLTTGNQLYVKVIGMRVLTQFKLQYREIGMNCGGEILLGPQTKMWQITTPNYPNIPSPHSECFWTVMAPAGEMISIHFPDRFDLAPSHGCTREYLEIRDGGTDISRLLGRYCGSQAPSSMFTTGNVMYLHFYTDIPDPKNGFNATVTIGEQCGGLIRGRQGVIESPNYPNHFPPNITCIWRIVGPPGHTIKLQFRDIHLVNYVRCEGSDHVEIAEELRLNGSSDASIKPLGVFCGTTKPELIQSAGNIVEVKFISDTRSVSHYRGFSLNFTTSPDVCGGSLIGSAGEFSSPGYPNINGRNRYCQWRISVPEGHRVQIDIVDLDIGATDVALPQPFGPRLLFYHDFNYIAHNKDITAHDTDRQIISTSNKMLVWYWSSTGTRRGFKARYSAISPSLCGATVRDNEGTLLTNQNTVFNMTDFYCEWKVYSPTLNTSDKTLAVTLTGFVSRLEDSGGSNRCRYSSNSLIITDSDDKPVVNYCGNRTKPIVIRSPSQVNTIMAVKGSPDPVNYTISYRWYGCGGILHGPSHTVTVPRGSTYPIDCAWHAKFPDNGEVITLSFKKLNLGTCATNYILVRNGGALSPQFDKICGSILPLNIKSQSNELWIEYHGEDSHNDFEFQVETLQGGCGGFLQQSVGVITSPGFPSQYPNNAECDWIIAVENGYRIGLVFVDRFNLETSSNCGNDFVRVFDWQLEDHSDPDSAVWLEIATVCGRNTPQVFNSTSNRMRVQFRSNNAIQGDGFRAKWNTNCGGIIPVTKSVRYLTSPGWPLGYPAKMNCNYTFVAENKNIIVQFTEFSLEGGRSGCRFDNVTIITPEYGRDTSRSWCGTDRPPTQNVGSRLELHFKTDSYIERKGFQLKYYLDECGDIVTRPTDISSPSIDENGNYYARINCTWIVKPPAGKAAVLRFESFHLEYSTQCFFDFVAVYSGTVIQQENRLALLCGSLNGSLPVVKSENGTMTINFITDRSFNFGGFKAKVLFTNGQAAGCGGEIRLDSHSQQFRTQKGSMYEDSEDCHWLVRAPGSNTVKLFISSMDLKNSSSRGRANQPCSGDYLEVRDGEGPFSELIATYCGNVSPSPISTSSNSMWIRLVTDGDTNGNGISGTLQAVPSLCGESTLIVANETKVLTSPGFPNRYDAGIRCRWKLTYPDSVHWRRITIHFLQFDLDDSEHCERDKLHFTDKTNRRYVSEGFGEELIFSGTRDRPRHTWRNSRMPLGSFYFCGSALPHDYHSGGDEVELAFTSASNPKGSHSGFKLEYSVSTCTRNFTGAQGRIVHDSSRDCWFTITAPENYTISLYFNEFTMYDIHDCTERALQIRDGDFSASTIAMLCGMNIPDPVFSTGNRLSLHSYSLNAGSFDTYDITYTTTDKGQGCGGKLYNYEGRFASPLYPGPYRNTSECIWDISVPKNYLVLLEFKFFDLGVRETCETDNLEISDVQPNGDTLSSTVYCGGDLPAPFHGTTNKVKVKYTTSVNNGGTGWSISFSAQRHHVTSSRSFPFAEMSFQIA; translated from the exons ATGATCCTACAGCGGTCAGGATGGCTGACGGCCATCGCCCTTGTCCCTATTTTTGCGGGATTTTCTATAGCATGGATGGATGAAAG GCCAGTGCTCGAGGTACGCGATGGGAACCTCTTTGTTACCAGTGCTAAAGACAAAAATATTACTCTGAAGACAACAGGCGCTAGCTACGTTAACGTAAATGGAATAAATCTGCTTCACGTCGCGTCAGCG GCGCAAAATGCTTCGATTTTGGTGGAACAGTGGAAGTTAGGTATCCTTACGGAATTGGAAAACGTTTTGTCACGGCTAACGGAAGCCATCGAAGGTCCTTACGGTCTGCAGAGTAAGGTTCACGCCCTTGAAATGGGGCTTGATATGAACCGAACCATGTACAGACCGAGTACGAGCAGGACTTCTCCAAGACCTTTCTTCAAT TCCGGAACTGACAATATCGCGCGAACACGAATCCAACGACTTACTGCCCGG GTTCGGCAGCTCGAACTTGCAACAGCGAGTTTCCGCCGAAAATTGGAAACTGACGAATGCGTGAGCAACCCGTGCCGAAATGGTGGTACGTGtgaagataaaattgatggataTAAATGCTTGTGTATGGAAGGCTGGGAG GGGCCCCAGTGTGAAGCGGACGTCAACGAATGCCACAGATTCGATGGAACCGATCTCGGATGCCAGAATGGAGCTACCTGTCGAAATACACCTGGAAGCTACTC CTGTGCCTGTGCAAGTGGATGGTTTGGTATTCACTGTACGAAACGATCGATGGATTGCAATAACGAAAATTCTAACGAGATTTGCGGCCATGGTGTTTGCATCAACAAACCTGGTACTCCGTTGGGATACGCCTGTATCTGTGACCAA GGTTGGGAGATTGACAGTGTTACTTCCGCCTGTACCAAAGACGTTGATGAGTGCACAGGCAAGCGTCCTCCGTGCTCAGTTAACCCATTGGTACCCTGCATAAACGTACCTGGGACTTTCTACTGCGGGGGCTGTCCTCAAGGTTATACAGGAAACGGATATTATTGTACCGATCTTGACGAATGTACGATTAACAACGGGGGATGCAGTACATCCCCATCAGTTCCCTGCATCAATACTATG GGATCTAGAATCTGCGGCTCTTGTCCTCCGGGGTACCAAGGTGACGGTGTTACTTGCACGTATGTTGGATCGTGCAGAATTAACAATGGCGGATGTCATCCTATGGCTACATGTATAGACAGCCCAGGTATGGGTGATTATATCGTACAGTGTCGATGCCTACCTGGCTACCAAGGTACTGGAATGGGACCAAACGGCTGCCAGGTAGCTGGTACTGACATCGGCGTTCACACGTCGTGTTCCAGCAATCCTTGTGTTCATGGAAGTTGTGTTCCAAATGGACCAAGCGACTACAGGTGCATGTGCTATGCTCGGTTCACCG GCAAGAATTGCGACGTCGAATCAAATCCTTGCGATCCAAACCCATGCAGAAATGGTGGAACATGCATGGTAAGAAATAGAGGAGCTGCCTGTCGCTGCACCAATAGTTTTAGCGGACCACGGTGTGAGACACCGAGAGAATCGTGTGGACAAACTTTCAGAGATTTGCAAGGTACTTTACAGTTCCCAACTGTCAGCAGGACTTATCAACACAGATTGAGCTGTGCCTGGGTTTGGATAACGAATTCGTCCATGGTGCTGAATATAACATTCACCGTCTTCAATTTGGAACACTCTACCGATTGCCAGTTCGACTTTGTACAG ATCCACGACGGTCCGACAGCCGGTGAACATATAATTGGAAGATACTGTGGAAACAGTTTGCCGAATGGTGGAAATATAATATCTTCTCAGGAAGCTGTTTATTTATGGTTTCACTCAGACGGCAGTATTGCAAAGGATGGATTCACCTTGGAGTGGAACTCAATCCCACCCGTGTGCGGTGGGGAGATAAATGCTGATCACGGTTCCATTAGCTCACCCGGATCACCGGGAAAATATCCGGCTGACAGGGACTGCAGCTGGTTTGTCAGCGTCACATCAGGAAAAAGGATTCAATTCCATTTCTTCACTATGATGCTGGAGGAACACCCGACGTGTGATATGGACTATCTCGAG ATAAAAGATGGTAGAAGTGCCTCCAGTAACAGATTGGGACTGTACTGTAATCATACCCATCCACCACCGCTGGTCACATCCGGTTCTGAGGCTTGGCTACACTTCCATTCAGACAGTGCTGGGCAGGACGCGGGATTCCAGATTACTTTTTCAAGTATTGAAG GAATACCTGGTTGCGGAGGAGTTTATACCGCATCTTCCGGGACTCTACAAACACCGAATTTCCCATTACCTTACGATTCAAATCTAGACTGTGAATGGAAGATACAAATTCCAACgggagagagagtgaaaataaCTTGGATCAGCTTTGAGCTTGAAAGTTCTCATGGTTGCAGATTCGACTATGTGGAG aTATACAGTGGCCATAACAGGGAAGCTCCATTGGTCGGAAGATACTGCGGCGATACACTTCCTTCAAGCATTTTATCAGAATCGAATGTTTTACTCATACGTTTCAGGTCTGACTGGAGTTTTAATGAGAAAGGTTTCCAATTCACTTATGAGGTATGGTGTGGTGGACAGTTCACCGAAGAAACTGGCGTTATACAATCACCCTATTATCCACAACCATATCCTGCGTCGAGGACATGTGTTTACGAAATAATACAACCACCGGGAAAGGCCATATCGTTGGAGATTCAGGACATGGACATCGAAGGTCTGGGTTACCCCGATTGCGTGTTCGACTACTTAGAAGTCCACGATGGTGATAACGAGAATTCAACAACTATCGGCACATATTGTGGATCGAATTCATCTATTCCTGAATTTCCACTTATGTCGACCCACAATTACATGTACCTCAAATTCACGACTGATCGTAGCAACCACCAGCGTGGATTCAAAGCCGTTTACACAACTTCTGACCGAA GGTGTGGAGGTCTCTTTAAAACGCCATCCGGCGTCATCCAGAATCCAACCACTGGTTCTGGATACGACAATGAAGAGGACTGCCATTGGACAGTTCAGGCACCCCCTGGATACGTTATACAATTGACCTGGCTAACGTTTGACCTAGAATACCACCCTGCTTGTCGCAATGACTACGttcaaatttatgaaaatataacgagGGACTCACGGCAGGATATGGGAAC GTATTGCGGGACGACAAAACCACCTATATTGACGACGCAATCTCGAATAATGTCGATTCACTTTCATACCGATGGATCAGTAACAAGGGACGGGTTCATGGCTTCCTACGTATTTATTGATGCCTCTAAAGTTTGCGGAGGACACTTTTTCGCGCTTACTGGATCCATCAAAACACCTAATTACCCAGAGCGTTATCCGGAAAGTAGACAGTGCGAATGGATCATCGAAGCTGCCAATAGACACCAGATAGTCCTAAACGTCGTGAAGTTTGACTTGGAATCGCAATCCAGCTGCTCATTTGACTACCTTGAAATAAG GAACGGAGGCACCGCAACGTCTCCTTTATTGGGAAAATACTGCGGCTCTAACATTCCAATGCAAATTACGAGCTTTGGAAATCAAATGTACCTGAAGTTTTCCTCAGACGTATCGAGAGGCGGCGAGGGTTTTAATATAGAATGGGATTCTACCACCATTG GATGCGGTGGGACTTTGAATACTACCAGTGGGTCTATTTCTTCTCCCGGTTACCCTCAGCCCTACATTCGCAATGCTGAATGTAACTGGCAGATCGGCGTGTCAGCTGGCAGTATCATACAGCTGATAATAGTCGACTTAGACCTTGAGCAGCACGATCAAtgttcattcgattttatcgaaatATACGAAGGACCTAACAGACGAGGCAAAAAATTGGGAAGATATTGTGGCACGAACCACCCCCTTTACGTCCAGACCACTACAAACGTTGCGTCTGTTCGTTTCCGCAGTGATTACAGTGGTTCTGGGCGAGGTTTCCATATAAATTACATCACTT TATGCCATAACAAACTTCACGCTCACCGAGGAGTTATCGAATCACCGAATTTCCCCAACGATTATCCACACAGAGAAAACTGCAGCTGGACTATCGAGGCACCGATGGGTAACAAGATTAATCTCACCTTCTCTCACTTCGACTTGGAAGCAGGAAGCGAAGAATCCTGCCCGTACGATTATTTGGAGGTGAAAGAGGGTGACGATGATCAACCCACTCGAGAGATTGGCAAATACTGCGACTCCACAGCCTTGCCACCCAAAGTGGTATCGACCCAACGGCAGgtctttttacaattttattccGACAGTTATCTTGCTCACAATGGCTTTCGGCTTGAATGGGTTGTCAATG GTTGCGGTGGTTTCTTGAATAAACCAGAAGGGATAATCATGTCCCCTGGATACCCTCAACCATATCCTCAGAATATTGAATGCGAATGGAGCATTGCGGTTGACTACGCTTGCAGTATAGAACTTACATTGGTGGATGTGAACTTGGAAAAAATACAGAATTGTGTTTTCGATAAACTGGAAATTTACGGTGGCGCAGATGATTCCGCACCAAAATTATTAGACACGTGTCACACTGATCGTCCAGTTGTCTTAACGAGTTCGAGCAATAAGCTATTCATCAAATTCTCTTCCGATCATTCTTATGAAGCCTCAGGATTCAATGCTTCATACAGAAGTGTGCCCATTCAATGTGGCGGGAAATTCACGACAGCGACCGGTATCATACATTCAGCAAACTACCCTTCAAATTATCCCGCGAACCAAAATTGCGAGTGGTATATTCAAGTGCCCGTGAATCATATCGTCAATCTCACCTTCATCGACTTCGACATTGAAGCAAGCAGAAATTGCAGCGATGACTACGTTAGA ATTTATGATGGCTCAACTCGAGACGCGCCTGTACTGGGATCTCATTGTCGCAATGCGCTTCCTCCATCGTATATTTCCACGACCAATGAACTTCTAGTCGTGATGCGAACAGACCCTTACGTTCAGGCAAAGGGTTTCAAAGCGACTTATGCCCTTGCATGTGGAGCACGCATCGTTTCTAATGACCAAGGAGTAATTTCAATGGACTCGTCGGTCGGTCTGTATACAGAAATAACCAATTGCACCTGGACCATCATAGCCGAACACCCAG AGGACCACGTCACCCTGACTTTTACTCACATACAAGTAATGGGGATGAACTACGGACACGATGACTGTGAGGATAACTCCATACAGGTTTTCGAAGGTGAAGGGACAGATGGACCTGCACTAGGAACGTGGTGCGGTACAAAAGTTCCCTCGTCAATTGTGAGTCAAGGAAATGCATTAACAATACATGCATCATCCATTTATGGAGCGTTGTATCACTCGGTTTTCTCCGCTACCTACTCTGTGCTGAATTCAG CATGCGGAGGGAATTACAGCTCAGAACATGGTACGATCTCGACACCAGGTTATCCGAATAGCTATCCAAGGAATATAGAGTGCATCTGGTCCCTGCGCACATCTCCAGGAAATCCAATAAGCTTGAGTTTCACGGAGTTTGATGTTATCCAAAGCCAAAATTGCGATTTAGATTACGTTGAAGTTAGAGAAGAAAGCggaattggaaaattgatcGGAACGTTTTGTGGAACGGATGTTAATGCGATAAATTCACCAAAAAGCTTATGGATAAAGTTCAGAAGCACTGCAGATGGGACGGGGAAAGGATTCGCTGCTGAGTACAACATCGTTCATGGAAGTGATTTATCAGGACCCAGTGGACAGATTGCTTCTCCATTGTATCCGCATCCGTACATGATCCAAGGAGAATTTCAGTGGCACATCACCGTTGACTTCAAATCCTCGATATTGATAactttcgaagattttcacaTCGATCGATACGCGGACGAGTGCTACCTTTATCTCACT ATCTACGATGGATACGATAGCGAAGCTCGTGAACTGATTTCGGCATGTGGTACGACTCTGCCGAAGCCAGTGCGATCGTCGAGTAATGTAGTTTACCTCAAGTTCTCTACGCATTCAATGAGACAAGGCAGCTGGTTCCTTTTAAACTGGTTACAAGTACCTAGAACAGAAATTGGCGAATCTGACGATGGCGACAGTACTCGAA cATCGTGCCATGAAATCATCTCTCTAGTCAACCGTGGAGACACCAACTACACAATCAGTTCACCTGGATGGCCTCAAGGCTACGACACAAACCTTGATTGTAGTTGGACTCTGGAATCGATTCCAGGAACTCATCTTGTCCTCAGATTCAATACATTAGATTTGGAAACGACCGAACAATGCCTCGCCGATTATGTTCAAGTGTTTGCCGGAAATCCCATGTCAGCATCACGCTCATGGAGTCAAGTGGGAGATAACTATTGCTATACCAATGCTACTCGGACACCGGTCGAAGCAACAAACCTTATGAAAGTTGTATTTCACAGCGACGTATATCTTAATGGAACTGGATTCAACGCCACAATTCGTAAAG CTTGCGGTGGTCAGCTACAGGGTCCAAATGGAGTTATAGAAGCAAATGAAACATCAACCACTGGTCATTTGCCTCAGTGGTCGTTACAGTGTCAGTGGAATGTCACCGTCAGACCGGGAAGGACCATAGGAGTTAGAATCGTCAGTTTGAATATCCACAATTCTGATTCAATTTGCGGGATCAATTACCTCATG TTGAAAAATGGCCCATCACCTTCATCTCCTATTCTTGGTATTGGCAAATATTGTGGTACCGCAGTACCCAATGAGGAGTTGCTAACGACTGGAAATCAGCTCTACGTAAAAGTAATCGGCATGAGAGTACTAACTCAGTTCAAATTACAATACAG GGAGATAGGAATGAACTGTGGAGGGGAAATTTTGTTAGGACCGCAAACCAAGATGTGGCAAATAACCACTCCTAATTACCCTAATATTCCATCGCCACATTCAGAATGTTTCTGGACTGTTATGGCACCCGCTGGAGAAATGATATCGATACATTTCCCTGACAGATTTGACCTTGCGCCCAGCCATGG CTGCACTAGAGAATATCTAGAGATCAGAGATGGTGGAACTGACATTTCAAGGCTACTTGGACGATACTGTGGAAGTCAGGCACCCAGTAGTATGTTTACTACTGGAAATGTGATGTACCTCCACTTCTACACCGACATTCCTGATCCCAAAAATGGTTTCAATGCTACAGTCACCATTGGTG AACAATGCGGTGGCTTGATAAGGGGTAGACAAGGCGTTATAGAATCGCCCAATTATCCTAATCATTTCCCCCCAAATATCACCTGCATATGGCGTATCGTTGGTCCTCCTGGTCACACAATAAAACTGCAGTTCAGAGACATCCACTTGGTGAATTATGTACGTTGTGAAGGTTCGGATCATGTGGAAATTGCCGAAGAATTACGGTTGAACGGATCATCCG ACGCATCAATTAAACCACTAGGAGTGTTCTGCGGAACAACAAAACCAGAATTGATTCAATCGGCGGGGAATATAGTTGAAGTTAAATTCATCAGCGATACCAGATCTGTATCTCATTACAGAGGATTCAGTCTGAACTTCACAACTTCTCCAGATG TATGCGGTGGTAGTCTAATCGGTTCGGCAGGTGAATTTAGTTCGCCCGGATATCCCAATATTAATGGGCGCAACAG GTATTGTCAATGGAGGATCTCTGTACCCGAAGGACATCGTGTACAAATTGATATCGTCGATCTTGACATAGGGGCGACGGACGTAGCACTTCCGCAGCCATTCGGGCCACGACTATTG tTCTATCATGACTTCAATTACATAGCTCACAACAAAGATATTACAGCACATGATACGGACAGGCAGATTATCAGCACCAGTAACAAAATGCTTGTTTGGTATTGGTCGAGTACTGGAACACGGAGGGGTTTCAAAGCTCGTTATTCTGCAATTTCTCCTTCAC TGTGCGGCGCAACGGTGAGGGATAACGAAGGTACTCTTTTGACAAATCAGAATACCGTTTTCAATATGACTGATTTCTATTGCGAATGGAAAGTTTATTCTCCAACACTAAACACAAGCGATAAAACGCTCGCGGTTACTTTGACTGGATTTGTTAGCCGACTTGAAGATTCTGGCGGATCTAATCGTTGTCGTTACAGTTCTAATTCGCTAATAATAACTG acaGCGATGATAAACCGGTAGTAAATTATTGCGGAAATAGAACCAAACCTATTGTTATTCGATCTCCCTCGCAGGTCAACACCATTATG GCTGTGAAAGGGTCTCCGGATCCGGTGAATTATACTATATCTTACCGCTGGTACGGGTGTGGTGGAATACTGCATGGTCCTTCCCACACAGTTACTGTACCTAGGGGTTCAACTTATCCGATAGACTGTGCTTGGCACGCTAAATTCCCGGATAATGGAGAGGTCATAACGCTGTCTTTCAAGAAACTCAACTTGGGAACATGTGCTACTAATTACATACTCGTCAG AAACGGTGGCGCGTTGTCGCCACAGTTTGACAAAATTTGCGGATCAATTCTGCCTCTAAACATAAAATCTCAATCGAACGAGTTGTGGATCGAATACCATGGTGAAGACTCCCACAATGACTTTGAATTCCAAGTTGAAACACTTCAGGGTGGTTGTGGTGGATTCTTACAGCAGAGCGTTGGAGTAATAACCAGTCCTGG GTTCCCGAGTCAGTATCCAAATAACGCAGAGTGTGACTGGATTATTGCAGTAGAAAATGGTTATCGCATTGGATTGGTATTTGTAGATCGTTTCAATCTTGAAACCAGTTCAAATTGCGGTAACGATTTCGTCCGG GTATTCGACTGGCAGCTAGAAGATCACAGTGATCCAGATTCTGCTGTATGGCTAGAGATCGCTACAGTATGCGGTAGAAATACACCACAAGTATTCAACTCAACTTCGAATCGAATGAGGGTTCAATTCCGATCGAACAATGCCATTCAAGGCGATGGTTTCCGGGCTAAATGGAATACGAATTGCGGCGGAATCATACCAGTAACGAAGAGCGTAAGATATCTCACATCACCTGGATGGCCATTGGGTTATCCAGCAAAGATGAACTGCAACTATACTTTTGtagcggaaaataaaaatatcatcgtgCAGTTCACAGAGTTTTCCCTAGAAGGAG GTCGAAGTGGATGTCGATTTGACAATGTTACAATTATAACTCCTGAGTACGGTAGAGATACCAGTCGTAGTTGGTGTGGAACTGATCGTCCACccactcaaaatgttggatcGCGATTGGAACTCCATTTCAAAACTGACTCTTATATCGAACGTAAAGGATTCCAATTGAAATACTATCTTGATG AATGCGGTGATATCGTAACCCGGCCTACTGATATAAGTTCACCttcaatcgatgaaaatggTAATTACTATGCTAGAATTAATTGTACATGGATTGTCAAACCACCCGCAGGTAAAGCTGCCGTTTTGAGATTTGAAAGTTTCCATCTGGAATACAGTACCCA AtgtttcttcgatttcgtGGCTGTATATTCTGGTACAGTCATCCAGCAAGAAAATCGACTCGCCTTATTATGTGGAAGTTTGAACGGATCCCTGCCAGTTGTGAAATCTGAAAACGGCACAATGACCATAAATTTCATTACTGATCGAAGTTTCAACTTTGGAGGATTCAAAGCCAAG GTATTGTTCACAAATGGCCAAGCAGCAGGTTGCGGAGGTGAAATTCGACTCGATTCTCATTCACAACAATTTAGAACTCAAAAAGGTTCGATGTACGAAGATTCGGAAGATTGCCACTGGCTTGTACGAGCGCCGGGCAGTAATAccgttaaattatttataagtaGTATGGATTTGAAGAATTCCTCCTCTCGGGGGCGTGCGAATCAACCATGTTCTGGAGATTATTTAGAG gtCCGAGACGGCGAAGGACCATTCTCGGAGCTGATAGCCACATACTGTGGAAATGTGAGCCCTTCTCCGATATCGACATCTTCGAATAGCATGTGGATCAGATTGGTAACCGATGGCGACACGAATGGCAATGGAATATCAGGAACACTTCAAGCTGTAccat CGCTTTGTGGCGAATCGACTCTAATCGTCGCTAATGAGACCAAAGTATTAACTTCTCCAGGATTTCCTAATAGGTATGATGCTGGAATCAGATGTCGTTGGAAACTTACGTATCCCGACTCAGTACACTGGAGACGAATAACCATTCACTTCTTGCAATTCGACTTGGACGATTCTGAACATTGCGAGAGAGACAAGCTGCACTTTACAGATAAAACC AATCGACGTTATGTCAGCGAAGGCTTTGGAGAAGAGTTGATATTCAGCGGGACGCGTGATCGCCCTAGACACACGTGGAGG AATTCTCGGATGCCACTcggtagtttttatttttgtggaTCTGCTCTTCCTCATGATTACCACAG TGGCGGGGACGAGGTTGAATTGGCGTTTACATCCGCTTCAAATCCAAAAGGAAGTCATTCTGGATTTAAATTAGAGTACAGTGTAAGCACTTGTACTCGTAATTTCACTGGTGCCCAAGGACGAATTGTACATGACAGTTCAAGAGATTGTTGGTTTACAATAACTGCCCCAGAAAACTACACGATTTCACTTTACTTCAACGAATTTACGATGTATGATATACACGATTGTACCGAACGCGCTCTGCAG ATTCGTGATGGAGATTTCAGTGCAAGTACTATAGCAATGTTGTGCGGAATGAACATACCAGATCCTGTGTTTAGTACCGGAAATAGGCTGAGCTTGCACTCGTACTCGCTTAATGCGGGCTCATTTGATACCTACGATATAACCTACACGACAACTGATAAAG gaCAAGGTTGTGGGGGAAAACTTTACAATTATGAAGGCCGATTTGCATCTCCGCTGTATCCGGGACCATATCGTAACACCAGTGAATGCATTTGGGACATTAGCGTACCGAAGAATTACCTCGTTCTACTAGAATTTAAATTCTTTGATCTTGGTGTAAGAGAAACCTGCGAAACGGACAATTTGGAGATATCTGACGTACAACCGAACGGAGACACCTTATCTTCAACCGTCTACTGTGGAGGG GACCTACCAGCACCGTTTCACGGAACTACGAATAAGGTGAAAGTAAAATATACGACATCAGTGAACAACGGAGGAACTGGCTGGTCCATCAGTTTCAGTGCACAGCGTCATCACGTTACTAGTTCCCGATCTTTTCCATTCGCCGAGATGTCATTCCAGATCGCGTGA